The genomic window GAGGCGCGGCTAGATCGAGCTTCACCTCTCCGTGCTTCTTCCGGTCATAGTCTTTCAGCTTCCTCTCCATTGCCTCGAATGCATCACGGACCATGACATAGACGTCATCGTGGGTGTCCCGGTCGCCCGGCTCACGGTCCACCACCAGCTCTTTTCCGGGAACGCTGACATCGATTCGCAGATGATAGGAGTTTCCGGTCCGATGGCGTCGATGGGGCGCTTCGACCACGACCCTGCACTTCATAATGGTCTCATGAAACCGGTCCAATTTCGTCGCCCCTTCCCTTATCCGGGCTTCCAGGGCTTCAGACCTGTCCACTTCGTGAAAACTGATTTGCAAAGGAAGTACCATATTCCTCCTCCTTCTTGGCAATATAACTGCTTTCTCAAGGAGTATAATGCAGGAAAGAAACGGTGTAAATGG from Syntrophorhabdaceae bacterium includes these protein-coding regions:
- a CDS encoding HPF/RaiA family ribosome-associated protein — its product is MVLPLQISFHEVDRSEALEARIREGATKLDRFHETIMKCRVVVEAPHRRHRTGNSYHLRIDVSVPGKELVVDREPGDRDTHDDVYVMVRDAFEAMERKLKDYDRKKHGEVKLDLAAPHAKVVRLFPEEGYGFLESFDGNELYFNKNSVLNDGFGRLKVGMEVRYREEMGDKGPQASTVAIVGKEASHTEMTHSLD